The nucleotide sequence CGGTCGCCGCGGCGATCTGCACGCCATACAGCACCGGGACAGTTTCCGTCTTGCCATCGGCATACATCACATTCAATGTGGCAACCTCGGTGTCCATGGCAGTCGCCAGCGTGCCCGACCACAAGAAAGCGAGTTCCGAAGCCTTCTTTCCACCCAGCGGCAACGTTACGGATACCGGTCCTGCGGAGAGCGCCCCGGCCAGCGCCAACGGAGCGACCTGAGCGAACGACACACCGGCCAGTCGCGTTCCGAGTTTCGAGTTCCTAGTTCCGCGAGCCGAGGGCTTTGGTTCCGTCACTCGGAACTCGGAACCCGGAACTCGAAACTGAACCGTGAAGCCCGGGCGTAAGGTCCGGTCCACCGGCTTCCTGTCCCAGAAGTGGCGGAAGGCGGCTTCCGGATCGTAGCCCAGCTCATCGAGGCTGTATTTGCCGCCGTTCCATGCGTGCTCGGCGGCCAGCAGGTAGGCGACGAACTGGTACAGGTTCTCCTTGAGGACGATGTCTTCGGACATGATCCAACCGGCCCATGTGGTCTGGATCATCCCCAGTCCCTGCGCTGCGGTGATGGCCTTCGCGAGATAGCGGATGTTGTTGCGGTCGAACCAGGAGCAGCCGATGACGTCGAACCCGGCCTTCTTCAGGATTTCGAAACTCGGATAGCGGGGCGAATCGCCCTGGTAGTGCCAGTCGGCGATGACGATGTCCTTCGGCAGTTGCTCGCGCATCGCCTTGCCGTCCGCCAGCGTCGGGGCGTTGCCCGCGTCCGTTGCTTCCTCGGGGAAGTGGACCAGTTCGTCGCCCCACATCATCGTCTTCACGTTGCGCTGCTTCAGCCAGTCATGGACCTTCGTGACGTCGTCCACGATCAGTTTCACCGCCGACTCCGTCTCGCCCGCCGGCGGGAGCGAGCCGGGCTTCACGGTGATCTCGTCGTGGCCGATGTGCAGGTACTTCGGCTGGAACAGGTCGATCGCTTCCTGAAAGACCTTGAAGAGCAGTTCGTACGATTTGGGGTTGTGAGGGTCGAACGAGCGCTTGTTGTCCGAGTAAAGCAGGTCCTTGTTCTGGCCGTTCACGAACATCCAGTCGGAGTTTCCAAACGAGGTGACCTCCGGGATCGGCTCCATGAAATGGGCGCGGGCGAGGTCCACGGTCTTCTTCACGTCCGTCTTGCTCATGCCGCGGGCGGCATCGGGCTTGGCGACGGCCTCCCAGTCGGCGTACTCCACTTCGAAGAGCATCGTGTTCAGCTTCAGCGGCGCGGCGATGTTCTCGATCATCCGCTTGTGGAACGGGTGGGAGTTTCTCCCTCCGAACCAATGGACACCCCGAACGCCGAGGGTTGGCCAGTCGCCGATCTCGGAACCCTTGAGGAATACGCCCCTTTCGTCTGCGCGAACCAGTTGCTTCAGCGTCTGCGCTCCGTTGTACGCGCCACGCGGACTCGACCCAAATACGATGACACCCCAATGGTCCACCGACAGCGCGTATCCTTCGGGCCGCTTCATCAAGGCACGGAAATGAGCGTCATTGCGGCTTCCGCCGATGGCCATCAGTCGGGGGATGACCTGAGGTTGAATTATGTAGATCCCACCTCCTTCGAGGCCGCCGTCCCATCCCGTGAGGTCAGTCTTCAGGATGCGCACAGGCGTATCCCAGAGGTCGCGGAACTCGGACTGCAACTCCCGCGCCGCCTGCTTTTCCTCTTCGCTTGCCTTATCCGAGATGATGATGCGATGGCTCCCCTGGCTCAATCGATACGGGCGGATGTTTTCATCCATCTCCTTCGGCTTCGGGATGATCGGAAAGTCCGGGACGAACGGGCCGAGCGCGGATTTGTCCGGCGTGACCGTAGTCTTGACAGTCATCGACTTCGGCAGCGGCCCTGCCGCCGGGGGGCTGAACCTGTACGTCATCGTGAGTGTCTTCTCGCCCGGCGCGGGCATCGGCTTCACATCCATCCCCAGCCAGAGCATTGGGTTTTTGCGCGCCCACTCGGCTTCGCCCTTGCGGTAGTCGTCCAGGCGCATCGAGGCCGGCTTGCCGTCGTCCTCAATCGTCAACGCAACCGGACCGAGTTTCGTCTGGAACGTGATCTGAGAGATGTCCCGCAGAAGCGTAGTCGCCGCCGGCGGCGCGACGAGGGGCACCTTGCCCGACCGCCCGCCGTTGGCGGTATACGGCGCGCCCTCAAAGAGGTTGGCGTTCAGGTAGGTATACAGCGTTGCCTCAGCGGGCGGCTCCGCCTTGCAGCCGTAGGTCAGTTTGAGCGTGAACAGGTCGGGCCGCAGCTCGAAGCGGTAGCGCGCGTAGCCCTGTTCCGCCGTGAACTCCGCCGTCCCAACCTGAACCCCGCCCTCACCCGAGGAAGCGCACTTCGGCGTGGCGTCGTCCTGGTAGATGTACACACCTGTCCAGCCCGGCTTGATGACGAACAGGCTCTGGTCGCGAAAGACCGGCACGTTCCGCACAAAGAGCGTCATCCGGCTTCCGCCGTTCACCTGAAACCGCAGGTCTCCCGATTTCATCTCCATGAGCGGTGCCGCGTGCGCAGCGGAAGCGGCAAGCGCCAGAGCCACAAAGTAGCGAAGCATATAACCCTCTTTCACCGCAGAGGACGAAGAGAGCCGCGGAGCTGATTCAGTGACTTCCTCTGCGGCCTCCGCGTCCTCTGCGGTAAGCAATCAGCCTACTCGATGCCGGTCAGGCCGAGCAGGACGGGCGCTGCCTCGGACTGGGCGCTGCTGAGCGTTACGCTCTTGATTGCTTTCGCGGGGTTGGGGTTTGTCCACATCCAGCGGCGCACGCTGGCGCTCTGCCCCCGCGGCGTAGTACCGGTCCAGGCTGTCGTCGTCTGCGGTCCGGCCTGCGCGTCCGTGAAGGCGAAGATCTGACGTCCGTAGGCGATGGGCGCCTGAACGGTCGCACCGTCCGTGTAGGTGACCTTCAACGTCGCGACCGGTGTGTCCTTCGCTGCGGCGAATGTGGCGCCCCACAGGAAGTGCAGATCGGCCGCCTTCCGGTTCAGCGTGATGGTCACCGATTTCGGCCACTCGCCCGGCGGGTTCAGGGCGCCGTCCAGCCATATCGGCGTTGACTGTCGGAACGTGATGCCGCTCAGCGCCATCGGTTCCGACTTCCGCGTTCCGAGTTCCGGGATGGTACTCGGAACGCGGGACTCGGAACTCGGAACCCCGAAGTCCACCGTGAACCCGGCGCGTTTCACCATGCTCACGGGCCGCCTGTCCCAGACGGCCAGGAA is from Armatimonadota bacterium and encodes:
- a CDS encoding glycoside hydrolase family 20 zincin-like fold domain-containing protein, with translation MLRYFVALALAASAAHAAPLMEMKSGDLRFQVNGGSRMTLFVRNVPVFRDQSLFVIKPGWTGVYIYQDDATPKCASSGEGGVQVGTAEFTAEQGYARYRFELRPDLFTLKLTYGCKAEPPAEATLYTYLNANLFEGAPYTANGGRSGKVPLVAPPAATTLLRDISQITFQTKLGPVALTIEDDGKPASMRLDDYRKGEAEWARKNPMLWLGMDVKPMPAPGEKTLTMTYRFSPPAAGPLPKSMTVKTTVTPDKSALGPFVPDFPIIPKPKEMDENIRPYRLSQGSHRIIISDKASEEEKQAARELQSEFRDLWDTPVRILKTDLTGWDGGLEGGGIYIIQPQVIPRLMAIGGSRNDAHFRALMKRPEGYALSVDHWGVIVFGSSPRGAYNGAQTLKQLVRADERGVFLKGSEIGDWPTLGVRGVHWFGGRNSHPFHKRMIENIAAPLKLNTMLFEVEYADWEAVAKPDAARGMSKTDVKKTVDLARAHFMEPIPEVTSFGNSDWMFVNGQNKDLLYSDNKRSFDPHNPKSYELLFKVFQEAIDLFQPKYLHIGHDEITVKPGSLPPAGETESAVKLIVDDVTKVHDWLKQRNVKTMMWGDELVHFPEEATDAGNAPTLADGKAMREQLPKDIVIADWHYQGDSPRYPSFEILKKAGFDVIGCSWFDRNNIRYLAKAITAAQGLGMIQTTWAGWIMSEDIVLKENLYQFVAYLLAAEHAWNGGKYSLDELGYDPEAAFRHFWDRKPVDRTLRPGFTVQFRVPGSEFRVTEPKPSARGTRNSKLGTRLAGVSFAQVAPLALAGALSAGPVSVTLPLGGKKASELAFLWSGTLATAMDTEVATLNVMYADGKTETVPVLYGVQIAAATDQRAGDQNVTVNRKSVQGIATSQRVWRWTNPRPGTGIKSVTVESKRTECAPVLGGLTGIS